Proteins encoded within one genomic window of Pseudomonas cannabina:
- a CDS encoding TIGR03745 family integrating conjugative element membrane protein, which produces MTLLSLFTQARTFLKHRPYPVLLMAATPGSSFAALPGAQAPTRGTGTSFLQTFQNYAFDGFTLLGLCLCAFGIILVGRHALGVYHEIHMGKAKWADLGSTAVVGVCLIGVTIYLVTTASNIL; this is translated from the coding sequence ATGACGCTGCTTTCATTGTTCACCCAGGCACGTACCTTTTTGAAACATCGGCCTTATCCGGTCCTGCTGATGGCTGCCACCCCCGGTAGTAGTTTTGCAGCGCTACCGGGTGCCCAAGCCCCCACGCGCGGCACAGGGACCAGCTTCCTGCAGACGTTCCAAAACTACGCCTTCGACGGCTTCACGCTGCTGGGCTTATGCCTGTGCGCGTTCGGCATCATTCTGGTGGGCCGACATGCCCTGGGCGTCTATCACGAAATCCACATGGGCAAGGCCAAATGGGCCGATCTGGGCAGCACCGCTGTCGTCGGCGTCTGCTTGATTGGCGTCACGATCTACCTGGTCACCACCGCGTCTAACATCCTTTAA
- a CDS encoding TIGR03758 family integrating conjugative element protein: protein MTMSSTQISAFQAAAGFTPASSNTLWTGIAVGILLLWGVWVFSSIYRGWATRNLAAPAAAVAAARWAVLFMIMTFMLLS from the coding sequence ATGACGATGTCCTCCACCCAGATCAGCGCCTTCCAGGCGGCGGCGGGCTTTACGCCTGCCAGCAGCAACACGCTGTGGACCGGAATTGCAGTGGGGATCCTCCTGCTGTGGGGCGTCTGGGTGTTTTCAAGCATTTATCGCGGCTGGGCTACCCGAAACCTGGCAGCTCCGGCGGCGGCAGTCGCTGCCGCTCGCTGGGCGGTGCTGTTCATGATCATGACTTTCATGTTGTTGAGTTGA
- a CDS encoding RAQPRD family integrative conjugative element protein — MNFNPPVLRSTSSRVQICLTAVLLCTPMLSTYAQAAGTASEQANVEVMIRQLNALEAVAQRSVDLPQDPAQRYHLDYPRLVSDIARIRQGLQDYLSPSRAQPRDPVEISGQYNVSGDHTP; from the coding sequence GTGAACTTCAATCCCCCCGTGCTCAGATCAACGTCTTCACGTGTGCAGATCTGCTTGACCGCAGTCCTCCTATGCACACCGATGCTCTCCACGTATGCCCAGGCAGCCGGCACGGCTTCTGAACAAGCCAATGTGGAAGTGATGATTCGCCAGCTCAACGCGCTCGAGGCCGTTGCGCAACGCAGTGTCGATCTTCCACAAGACCCGGCCCAACGCTATCACCTGGACTATCCCCGGTTGGTCAGCGACATCGCGCGCATCCGCCAAGGTTTGCAGGACTACCTGTCGCCGTCCCGCGCACAGCCCCGCGACCCCGTCGAGATATCAGGCCAGTACAACGTCAGCGGTGATCACACGCCATGA
- a CDS encoding DUF4177 domain-containing protein — protein sequence MTLFEYTQTFVPLPYKTVTSGVLMFKSTDETTEPDIQGYLSNPETLDVLNRYGREGWELVSVQPINRGHERFGNQNAQAWAVGYAISTGFLFLFKRSIVTPTRLDKPSQT from the coding sequence ATGACACTCTTTGAATACACCCAGACCTTCGTCCCCCTGCCCTATAAAACCGTGACCAGCGGCGTGCTGATGTTCAAGTCGACAGATGAGACGACCGAACCGGATATTCAAGGTTACTTAAGCAACCCTGAGACTCTCGACGTATTGAACCGCTACGGTCGAGAGGGGTGGGAGCTGGTCAGCGTTCAGCCGATCAATCGTGGCCACGAACGATTTGGTAATCAAAACGCCCAGGCCTGGGCGGTTGGGTATGCAATCAGTACCGGGTTCCTTTTCTTATTTAAACGCAGCATTGTCACACCGACCCGTTTGGATAAACCCTCTCAGACCTAA
- a CDS encoding IS5-like element ISPsy19 family transposase yields MPKTGRPRSIAAEHYPVLVKLAHAQPYSSQAELALVFFAETGITAHPDTFAKALKMAGITRVKQRAKGSFQSPEPNKAYGYNETHRRQLPEQLYPSCLTDTEWALVADLFESQGGRGVPPLHSRRTLLEACCYVVRTGCSWRMLPRDFPHWDNVYKTFRRWSAQGKFEQMHDRLRAQWREREERADSPSAAILDSQSTRSSPQGGDSGYDAGKKVKGRKRSLIVDTLGLLLAVSISAASVQDRDAADDAVAYSKEKYPSLSTLFVDSAYAGKWAQRTHQLHAIDVQVIRGPNNRRTGQWHSEQGDLFSVEPVQTGFVVMPKRWVVERTHAWNERARRLIMHHDRLFAVSEAWVWLAEARILARRLTT; encoded by the coding sequence ATGCCTAAAACCGGACGTCCTCGCTCGATTGCCGCCGAGCACTATCCCGTGCTGGTGAAACTCGCTCATGCACAGCCCTATTCCAGCCAGGCCGAATTGGCGCTCGTATTCTTCGCCGAAACCGGTATCACTGCGCATCCCGACACCTTTGCAAAAGCGTTGAAAATGGCAGGGATTACGCGTGTAAAGCAGCGGGCCAAGGGAAGTTTTCAGTCACCTGAACCTAATAAAGCCTATGGCTACAATGAAACCCACCGCCGCCAACTGCCGGAGCAGCTATATCCGAGTTGCTTGACAGATACCGAGTGGGCACTGGTCGCCGACCTGTTTGAAAGCCAGGGCGGACGAGGAGTGCCACCGCTTCACTCTCGGCGCACGTTGCTGGAAGCCTGTTGCTATGTCGTACGCACGGGGTGCTCATGGCGAATGCTACCCCGCGATTTTCCTCATTGGGACAATGTCTACAAAACGTTCCGCCGGTGGAGCGCTCAAGGCAAGTTCGAGCAAATGCATGATCGCTTGCGAGCTCAATGGCGTGAGCGGGAAGAACGCGCTGACAGCCCGTCAGCAGCGATCCTGGATTCACAGTCGACCCGCAGTTCTCCTCAAGGCGGTGACAGCGGCTACGACGCAGGCAAAAAAGTGAAGGGGCGTAAACGAAGTCTGATTGTCGATACATTGGGCCTGCTGCTGGCTGTCAGTATCAGTGCTGCAAGCGTGCAGGATCGTGACGCGGCGGATGATGCGGTGGCGTACTCGAAGGAAAAATATCCGTCACTGAGCACGCTTTTTGTTGATAGTGCGTACGCAGGAAAATGGGCACAGCGCACCCATCAACTGCACGCTATCGATGTTCAAGTGATCCGTGGCCCGAATAACAGAAGAACAGGGCAATGGCACTCTGAACAAGGCGATCTATTTTCCGTGGAGCCTGTTCAGACTGGATTTGTGGTCATGCCCAAGCGATGGGTAGTGGAGCGAACTCATGCCTGGAATGAGAGAGCTCGGCGACTGATCATGCATCATGATCGCCTTTTTGCGGTAAGCGAGGCATGGGTTTGGTTGGCCGAGGCTCGAATACTCGCGCGCCGACTCACTACATGA
- a CDS encoding IS5-like element ISPsy2 family transposase, giving the protein MKQMTFADAEYAGKRKQTRKELFLIEMDQVVPWKGLIALIEPYYPKGEGGRPAYPLMAMLRVHLMQNWFGYSDPAMEEALYETTILRQFSGLSLERIPDETTILNFRRLLEKHELATGILGVINGYLGDRGLSLRQGTIVDATLIHAPSSTKNKDGKRDPEMHQTKKGNQYYFGAKAHIGADDESGLVHSVVVTAANVADVTQVAKLLHGEENVVCADAGYTGVEKREEHAGRKVIWQIAARRSTYKKHGKRSILYKATRKIEKAKAQVRAKVEHPFRVIKRQFGYEKVRFRGLAKNTAQMVTLFALSNLWMARQHLLASAGEVRV; this is encoded by the coding sequence ATGAAACAGATGACCTTCGCCGACGCCGAGTATGCCGGCAAGCGCAAGCAGACCCGTAAGGAATTGTTCCTGATCGAGATGGATCAGGTGGTGCCCTGGAAAGGTTTGATTGCCCTGATTGAGCCCTATTATCCAAAAGGAGAAGGTGGCCGGCCCGCCTACCCACTGATGGCGATGCTGCGTGTTCATCTGATGCAGAACTGGTTCGGCTACAGCGATCCGGCGATGGAAGAAGCGCTGTATGAGACGACCATCCTGCGTCAGTTTTCAGGCCTGAGCCTGGAGCGCATTCCAGACGAAACCACCATTCTCAACTTCCGTCGTCTGCTGGAAAAGCACGAGTTGGCGACCGGGATTCTCGGCGTAATTAATGGTTATCTGGGCGACCGTGGCTTGTCGTTGCGTCAAGGCACCATCGTCGATGCCACGCTGATTCACGCGCCCAGTTCGACCAAGAACAAGGATGGCAAACGCGATCCTGAGATGCATCAAACCAAGAAAGGTAACCAGTACTATTTCGGCGCCAAGGCTCACATCGGCGCCGACGACGAGTCAGGCCTGGTGCACAGCGTGGTAGTAACAGCGGCCAATGTGGCAGACGTCACGCAGGTTGCCAAACTGCTGCACGGCGAGGAAAACGTAGTCTGCGCCGACGCAGGTTACACCGGGGTCGAGAAGCGCGAAGAACACGCTGGGCGCAAGGTCATTTGGCAGATTGCCGCCCGCCGCAGCACTTACAAAAAGCACGGAAAACGCAGTATTTTGTACAAGGCGACCCGCAAAATCGAGAAGGCCAAGGCCCAGGTTCGCGCCAAGGTCGAGCATCCGTTTCGGGTCATCAAACGCCAGTTTGGCTATGAAAAAGTGCGCTTTCGGGGCTTGGCCAAGAACACCGCGCAGATGGTGACGTTGTTCGCCCTGTCAAACCTGTGGATGGCCCGCCAACATTTGTTGGCGAGCGCAGGAGAGGTGCGCGTGTAA
- a CDS encoding IS5 family transposase, with product MPRLMLSDEHWPKLREILLHESIYNKRDLRTTVEGMLYRMRVGCPWRDLPKAFGNWSKVYKRFNAWSASGKWVKVLEVLMTDPDMEWVFIDGSYAKAHQHSAGAASTQDQAIGKSRAGNTSKIHLAVDACGLPIAFDVTAGQTNDCSQAASLIAKVPDAEVIIADKGYDTEAIRAQVEQQGSKVVIPRKRNSLKGNADLDKGLYRNRHLVENAFARLKHFRAVASRFDKLKRNYESVIAMACAFLWLPM from the coding sequence ATGCCCCGATTAATGCTCAGTGATGAGCACTGGCCGAAGCTACGAGAAATTTTGCTACACGAATCGATCTACAACAAGCGAGATTTGCGCACCACGGTTGAAGGCATGCTGTATCGCATGCGTGTGGGTTGCCCTTGGCGAGACCTGCCGAAAGCGTTTGGAAACTGGAGCAAGGTCTACAAGCGGTTCAATGCCTGGTCTGCTTCAGGCAAGTGGGTCAAGGTGCTTGAGGTGCTGATGACTGATCCTGACATGGAGTGGGTCTTCATTGATGGCAGCTATGCCAAGGCTCATCAGCACAGCGCAGGTGCTGCCAGCACGCAGGACCAGGCCATCGGAAAAAGCCGAGCCGGTAACACCAGCAAGATTCACCTGGCTGTAGACGCTTGTGGGCTGCCTATTGCATTTGACGTGACCGCAGGCCAGACCAATGATTGTTCGCAGGCGGCCTCGTTGATTGCCAAGGTGCCCGATGCAGAAGTGATCATTGCGGACAAGGGCTACGACACTGAAGCGATACGGGCTCAGGTCGAGCAGCAAGGCAGCAAAGTGGTGATTCCACGAAAGCGCAATTCTCTGAAAGGGAACGCAGATCTGGACAAAGGGTTATATCGCAATCGACATCTCGTAGAAAACGCCTTCGCCCGGTTGAAGCATTTCCGGGCGGTGGCTTCTCGATTTGACAAACTCAAGAGAAACTATGAAAGCGTCATAGCAATGGCCTGCGCTTTTCTGTGGCTACCAATGTGA
- a CDS encoding IS5 family transposase: MQKTFSELEYTGKKKQTRRDRFLADLEQLVPWALLEAQVAPFYSNTAGKRGRPAIGVSRMLRMYVVQQCFGFSDEGCEDAVYDSQAIRGFMGIDLGRESAPDATTLLRFRRLLEVHQLTRLLFETINQHLASRGLLLKEGTIVDATLIAAPPSVKNREGKRDPEMHQARKGNQWHFGMKAHIGVDATSGLVHSVVGTAANVADVTQVGQLLHGDETYVSGDAGYTGAAKRPEHAERDVIWSIAERPSSYKQHGEGSVLYRVKRKIEYAKAQLRAKVEHPFQVIKVRFNHRKVRYRGLEKNTAQLFSLFGLANLMLAKRYLQQTAG, encoded by the coding sequence GTGCAGAAGACCTTCTCCGAACTCGAATATACCGGCAAGAAAAAGCAGACTCGCCGAGATCGCTTCCTGGCTGACCTTGAACAGTTGGTGCCCTGGGCCCTGCTGGAGGCGCAAGTGGCGCCGTTTTATAGCAACACCGCAGGCAAGCGCGGACGCCCTGCGATAGGGGTGTCGCGCATGTTGCGCATGTACGTCGTGCAGCAGTGTTTCGGTTTCTCCGATGAAGGTTGCGAAGATGCCGTCTACGACAGCCAGGCCATCCGCGGTTTTATGGGTATCGACCTGGGTCGCGAGTCTGCACCGGATGCCACCACCTTGCTGCGTTTTCGCCGCTTGCTGGAAGTCCATCAGCTAACCCGGCTGCTGTTTGAAACGATTAACCAGCATCTGGCCAGCCGGGGGCTGCTGCTCAAGGAAGGCACTATCGTCGACGCTACTCTGATCGCCGCGCCGCCCTCGGTCAAGAACCGAGAAGGCAAGCGTGATCCTGAGATGCATCAGGCCAGGAAAGGCAATCAATGGCACTTTGGGATGAAGGCCCACATTGGTGTAGACGCCACGTCGGGGCTGGTGCACAGCGTAGTAGGGACGGCCGCTAACGTGGCGGATGTCACCCAGGTTGGCCAGTTGCTTCACGGTGACGAAACCTATGTTTCGGGTGACGCTGGATACACCGGTGCGGCCAAGCGACCGGAGCATGCTGAACGGGACGTTATCTGGTCGATTGCAGAACGGCCAAGCAGTTACAAGCAGCACGGCGAAGGCAGCGTGCTGTATCGGGTCAAGCGCAAAATTGAATATGCCAAGGCGCAACTGCGTGCCAAGGTCGAGCACCCCTTCCAGGTAATCAAGGTGCGCTTCAATCATCGCAAGGTTCGCTACCGTGGGCTGGAAAAGAATACAGCGCAGTTGTTCAGTTTGTTTGGGTTGGCCAATCTGATGCTGGCCAAGCGGTATTTACAACAGACGGCAGGATAA
- a CDS encoding amidinotransferase, producing MSYQKAEPAYFTTTQSPVEVYTEWDPLEEVIVGIMDDIRVPDWDIGLKAIIPKESSDFFMTYSGRRFPEELLVKARQEVNTLARILETEGVRVKRPNESNHHQPIMTPHFTTGGTFYSAMPRDCLFAIGKKIIEVPMAWRSRYFETFAFRDLLNDYFSQGAEWIAAPKPMLKDDVWQPNYDFEQELPFRSIITEVEPLFDAADFMKMGRDIIGQRSHVTNNKGIEWLRRTLGPDYRVHIYEFEEPGPMHIDTTILPLAPGRVLINKDWVPQIPDIFKDWEILNPPPSNLPDDHPLFITSKWIHTNVLMLDERTVVVEKDEEALISAFRKWGFETILCPFKHFQSFGGSFHCATLDVKRRGGLHRYI from the coding sequence ATGTCATATCAAAAAGCAGAACCCGCTTACTTCACAACGACCCAAAGCCCAGTAGAGGTTTATACAGAATGGGACCCGTTGGAGGAGGTTATCGTCGGAATCATGGATGATATTCGTGTCCCGGATTGGGACATCGGCCTAAAAGCAATTATCCCGAAAGAATCCAGTGATTTTTTTATGACGTACTCCGGGCGACGCTTCCCAGAGGAGTTGCTTGTTAAAGCCAGGCAAGAAGTCAACACCTTGGCGCGAATATTGGAAACTGAAGGCGTTCGCGTAAAAAGGCCCAATGAGTCAAATCACCACCAACCCATCATGACGCCGCACTTTACAACGGGCGGAACCTTTTACTCCGCCATGCCCAGAGATTGTCTTTTCGCAATCGGCAAAAAAATCATTGAAGTACCCATGGCTTGGCGAAGCCGTTACTTCGAGACCTTCGCGTTCCGCGACCTGTTGAACGACTATTTCAGTCAGGGCGCCGAGTGGATCGCGGCCCCCAAGCCCATGCTGAAGGACGATGTCTGGCAACCGAATTATGATTTCGAACAAGAACTTCCGTTTCGTTCTATTATCACGGAGGTGGAGCCGCTGTTTGATGCCGCCGATTTTATGAAAATGGGCCGGGATATTATCGGGCAGCGCAGCCATGTGACGAACAATAAAGGCATTGAATGGTTGCGTAGAACCTTGGGTCCGGACTACCGCGTGCACATCTATGAGTTTGAAGAGCCGGGCCCCATGCACATTGATACAACGATATTGCCGTTAGCACCGGGCCGCGTACTCATCAATAAAGATTGGGTGCCACAGATTCCTGATATTTTCAAGGACTGGGAAATTCTCAATCCGCCCCCCTCCAACCTCCCGGATGACCATCCTTTGTTCATTACGTCGAAGTGGATTCACACGAATGTCCTGATGCTTGACGAGCGGACTGTCGTGGTCGAGAAAGATGAAGAGGCGCTCATCTCCGCTTTCCGCAAATGGGGCTTTGAAACCATTCTTTGCCCTTTCAAGCACTTCCAATCCTTCGGCGGGTCGTTCCATTGTGCCACTTTGGATGTTAAGCGACGGGGAGGACTGCACCGTTATATTTGA
- a CDS encoding ATP-grasp domain-containing protein: MRPTKKILVVSSELDAAKTVRDVKTMYPSATWDFIFLLEDFLGVANDELKCPEHFIVRDFADTAGVMAVLEVIAQQHVISQVVPSDEFSVYIAALANDRWDLPGITREKAKSFRDKKAMKEIAQHAGIRTAREITLSDIEGGHVEFPVVVKPRSLAGSMGVKIITEAKQLAEMDVDWGAAYRDMDERQYMIEQYNPNTIYHIDCIVLKGHLSFISVGQYLGKPIDFLQEKPVGVLSVPDQAVEDTWRPFAESVINAFEAPEGVYHIEAFADAGFGLELLEIAYRPGGAAIVEMIEMVHGLNLKCIHLAAQLGLVDYVDSQRQEEAFGYMTFPKKHLSTEALYVTQIFLPALESMPTLTTHVVPALGDIASGEFYCYKDSLGSFVFCGDRDLVLRDVYYLSEHYSVQVAAKNSPPFEE; the protein is encoded by the coding sequence ATGCGCCCTACAAAAAAAATACTTGTGGTTTCTTCCGAACTGGATGCCGCGAAAACGGTACGCGACGTCAAAACCATGTACCCGTCTGCCACGTGGGATTTTATCTTCCTGTTGGAGGATTTTCTGGGAGTGGCCAACGATGAGCTGAAGTGCCCTGAACACTTTATCGTGCGCGACTTCGCCGACACAGCCGGGGTGATGGCGGTGCTGGAAGTGATCGCCCAGCAGCACGTTATCTCTCAGGTTGTCCCCAGCGATGAATTTTCTGTTTACATTGCTGCATTGGCCAATGACCGCTGGGATCTTCCCGGTATAACCCGTGAAAAAGCCAAATCTTTTCGTGACAAAAAAGCAATGAAGGAAATCGCTCAACACGCCGGTATCAGGACTGCGCGGGAAATCACCTTGTCCGACATCGAGGGCGGGCATGTTGAATTTCCTGTGGTCGTTAAACCGCGCTCTCTGGCAGGTTCAATGGGCGTCAAAATCATTACTGAAGCAAAACAACTGGCGGAAATGGATGTCGACTGGGGAGCGGCTTACCGAGATATGGATGAGCGTCAGTACATGATTGAACAGTACAACCCTAATACGATTTATCATATTGACTGCATTGTTCTTAAGGGCCACCTATCTTTTATTTCAGTCGGTCAGTACTTGGGTAAGCCTATTGACTTTTTGCAAGAAAAGCCGGTCGGAGTATTGTCTGTACCTGATCAGGCCGTCGAAGATACGTGGCGACCCTTTGCTGAATCCGTGATTAACGCTTTTGAAGCCCCTGAGGGGGTTTATCACATTGAAGCCTTTGCCGATGCCGGCTTCGGCTTAGAGTTATTGGAAATTGCTTATCGTCCTGGCGGAGCAGCGATTGTAGAAATGATTGAGATGGTGCATGGGCTGAATTTGAAATGCATTCACTTAGCGGCGCAACTTGGGCTCGTCGATTATGTCGATTCGCAACGTCAGGAAGAGGCGTTTGGTTATATGACTTTTCCAAAAAAGCATCTTTCTACTGAAGCGCTTTACGTTACTCAGATTTTCTTGCCCGCCCTCGAAAGCATGCCGACCTTGACAACCCACGTAGTGCCGGCTCTAGGTGACATCGCATCAGGTGAATTCTACTGTTACAAGGATTCGCTGGGATCCTTCGTATTTTGTGGAGACCGTGACCTTGTCTTACGGGATGTGTACTACCTGAGCGAACATTACTCGGTACAGGTCGCCGCGAAAAACAGCCCTCCGTTTGAGGAGTGA
- a CDS encoding ATP-grasp domain-containing protein, producing the protein MDKNKPNTILIVSSELDVSEVVSRIRSLYPIPAWTFIYLLEDLLGQAGEELNRDGHFVIRDFAVHTEVEKVFGQIATKYSVTAVIPNDEFAVYIAAWANDCWQLPGLTFDVATRFRDKKRMKHIAQTFNIPTAKELSLDDITRGEVTFPVILKPRSLAGAVGVRIITKAQQLSEAYATESDDYQDMNEHQYLIETYNSQPLYQIDAVVLKGQLAFLSAGEYLGKPIDYLAECPLGYFSLAEDDLHTLWRPFIERVLSAFEGPDGVYHIEAFGDAGDGFELLEIAYRPGGASTVDMIKIAYGIDLRFIHLAVQLGLVDALHVDRKGEAFGYMTFPKKHLAKEMLYVTRVSLSSMETLQTLKMKKIAQVGDIASGEFFCHKDCLGAFVFCGDRGSVAHDLKYVEEHYQVHAEAARG; encoded by the coding sequence ATGGACAAAAATAAGCCAAACACTATTCTGATCGTCTCTTCCGAACTGGATGTAAGCGAGGTGGTCTCCCGAATCAGGAGTCTCTACCCGATCCCTGCCTGGACGTTCATCTACCTTCTGGAGGATCTTCTGGGGCAGGCGGGAGAGGAGCTGAATCGCGATGGACACTTTGTGATCCGAGACTTTGCCGTTCACACCGAGGTCGAAAAGGTATTCGGCCAGATTGCAACGAAATATTCCGTCACCGCCGTCATTCCGAATGACGAGTTTGCGGTATACATTGCTGCATGGGCCAACGACTGTTGGCAGCTGCCTGGATTGACGTTTGACGTGGCGACACGGTTCCGTGATAAAAAGCGAATGAAACACATTGCCCAAACGTTCAATATCCCGACAGCAAAAGAACTGTCGCTTGATGACATTACGCGTGGAGAGGTGACGTTTCCGGTTATTTTGAAGCCTCGGTCTCTGGCGGGCGCTGTAGGGGTCAGAATCATTACTAAGGCCCAGCAACTTTCTGAGGCATATGCCACCGAAAGTGATGACTATCAGGATATGAACGAGCACCAGTATCTTATTGAGACTTACAATTCACAACCCCTTTATCAAATTGATGCGGTGGTTCTAAAAGGGCAGCTGGCGTTCCTGTCTGCAGGTGAGTACCTAGGTAAACCCATCGATTATCTGGCCGAATGTCCACTGGGATATTTTTCACTTGCAGAAGACGATCTACACACCCTATGGCGTCCATTCATCGAGCGAGTGTTGTCCGCTTTTGAAGGGCCTGATGGTGTTTACCATATTGAAGCGTTTGGTGATGCGGGCGACGGATTTGAATTACTTGAGATTGCCTATCGGCCCGGTGGGGCTTCCACTGTCGATATGATAAAAATCGCTTATGGAATAGACCTGCGTTTCATTCATCTTGCCGTCCAGTTAGGGCTTGTCGATGCCTTGCACGTTGACCGTAAGGGCGAGGCGTTTGGCTATATGACGTTCCCTAAAAAACACTTGGCCAAAGAAATGCTTTATGTCACTCGGGTTTCACTGTCGAGTATGGAAACCCTGCAAACACTGAAGATGAAGAAAATTGCGCAGGTAGGCGATATCGCTTCAGGTGAATTTTTCTGCCACAAGGATTGTTTGGGGGCCTTTGTATTCTGTGGCGATCGAGGCAGCGTCGCTCATGACTTGAAATATGTTGAGGAGCATTATCAAGTGCATGCAGAAGCTGCGCGTGGTTGA